The following proteins come from a genomic window of Triticum aestivum cultivar Chinese Spring chromosome 6A, IWGSC CS RefSeq v2.1, whole genome shotgun sequence:
- the LOC123129745 gene encoding zinc finger protein ENHYDROUS-like produces the protein MHDESKLNMQIHTSRLKLTERALAAKPPSLCLAIDAASAQFSAPAADRQQQLPPPSPSPSAHMSATALLQKAAQMGATSSSSSFLRGLGLDISSSSPVSTSSGQHQQQQHHHQEPMQMEFPEGSLQQWPPRLEPDPAPMMSAGLGLGLPYDSTDGPMGLPELMMGQSSLFSAKSATLDFLGLGMSPTGATTSRGLPVFMQPMDGTVSMARTGSGVAETFGSGRGAQAKPWERNPSSSPIL, from the coding sequence ATGCATGATGAAAGCAAATTAAATATGCAGATACATACATCAAGATTAAAGCTAACAGAGCGCGCACTGGCCGCCAAGCCCCCGTCGCTGTGCCTCGCGATCGACGCCGCGTCCGCCCAGTTCTCGGCCCCCGCAGCTGACAGGCAGCAGCAgctcccgccgccgtcgccgtccccgtcagcACACATGTCCGCCACGGCGCTGCTTCAGAAGGCGGCGCAGATGGGCGCCACCTCGTCGAGCTCCTCATTCCTGCGTGGGCTGGGCCTGGacatctcgtcgtcgtcgccggtgtCGACGTCGTCAGGTCAGCATCAacagcagcagcaccaccaccaggaGCCCATGCAAATGGAGTTCCCGGAGGGGTCGCTGCAGCAATGGCCGCCGCGGTTGGAGCCCGACCCAGCTCCGATGATGTCGGCCGGGCTGGGCCTCGGGTTACCATACGACTCTACCGACGGTCCGATGGGGTTGCCGGAGCTCATGATGGGCCAGTCATCGCTGTTCAGTGCCAAGTCGGCCACGCTGGACTTCCTGGGGCTCGGGATGAGCCCCACCGGCGCAACGACGAGCAGGGGCCTCCCCGTGTTCATGCAGCCCATGGACGGCACGGTCAGCATGGCCCGGACCGGCAGCGGCGTGGCGGAGACGTTCGGCTCCGGCCGGGGTGCTCAGGCCAAGCCGTGGGAGAGGAACCCGAGCAGCTCGCCGATCCTGTGA